From the Gramella sp. Hel_I_59 genome, one window contains:
- a CDS encoding four-helix bundle copper-binding protein, producing MKNSKLIEALNNCITHCNYCSDACLNEDNIKMMVDCIRTDRACAEVCSTTVKLLAMDSAFAKAMVEKCHEICKQCADECGNHDHQHCKDCAEACKKCADVCEAYLA from the coding sequence ATGAAAAATTCAAAATTGATTGAAGCTTTAAACAACTGTATCACACATTGCAATTACTGCTCAGATGCTTGTCTAAATGAAGACAACATCAAGATGATGGTTGACTGCATTCGCACGGATAGAGCCTGTGCCGAAGTATGTAGCACGACGGTAAAATTGCTGGCTATGGATTCCGCTTTCGCGAAAGCGATGGTAGAAAAATGCCACGAAATATGTAAGCAATGTGCCGATGAATGTGGCAATCACGACCACCAGCATTGTAAAGATTGTGCAGAAGCCTGTAAAAAATGTGCTGATGTGTGTGAAGCCTATTTGGCATAA
- a CDS encoding DUF3347 domain-containing protein, whose amino-acid sequence MKTVTRTIGTMALAVTMVLTVSCKDGNKNEPAAPMSNEMHQKSMDDKDDMAMSDNQDAKAEAILNDYFNLKDALVGDDNGKAKELGNALAQSLKSFDASNYSDNEKSELNDIIEDATEHVEHISESDIKHQREHFKILSKDVTDMVAITGTQAKLYEQFCPMYDGGTAWLSKEENVLNPYYGSQMLRCGKVQREIN is encoded by the coding sequence ATGAAAACAGTAACAAGAACGATAGGAACAATGGCACTTGCTGTGACAATGGTACTAACGGTTTCCTGCAAAGATGGAAACAAGAACGAACCGGCTGCACCTATGAGTAACGAGATGCACCAAAAGTCTATGGATGACAAAGACGATATGGCGATGAGTGACAACCAAGATGCAAAAGCAGAAGCAATCCTAAATGACTATTTCAACTTAAAAGATGCGCTTGTAGGCGATGATAATGGCAAGGCGAAAGAATTGGGAAATGCATTGGCTCAATCTCTTAAATCCTTTGATGCTTCAAACTATTCTGATAATGAAAAATCAGAATTAAATGACATTATCGAAGATGCCACAGAACACGTAGAGCATATTTCAGAAAGTGATATTAAGCACCAGCGTGAGCATTTTAAGATATTAAGTAAGGATGTAACCGATATGGTTGCCATCACAGGTACACAAGCGAAACTATACGAGCAATTTTGCCCTATGTATGATGGTGGAACTGCGTGGTTGAGCAAAGAAGAAAACGTGTTGAATCCTTATTACGGAAGCCAAATGTTGAGATGCGGAAAGGTTCAACGAGAAATCAACTAA
- a CDS encoding DUF6660 family protein, with product MKLFTIILSIYFLALNAVPCSDTVSSADDSQVVTVIDFDGDHDQDCEFCSPFCQCHCCHVHTINFGLVAFEPLQPAIPHQYFAHFDNLGKDIPHSLLQPPRV from the coding sequence GTGAAACTATTTACAATCATACTATCCATTTATTTCTTGGCGCTCAATGCGGTGCCTTGTAGTGATACCGTAAGTAGTGCGGATGATTCCCAAGTTGTTACGGTAATTGACTTTGATGGCGATCACGACCAAGACTGTGAGTTTTGCTCGCCTTTTTGCCAATGTCATTGCTGCCACGTTCACACTATAAATTTCGGGCTTGTTGCTTTTGAACCCTTACAGCCCGCAATTCCACATCAATATTTTGCCCATTTTGACAACCTTGGCAAAGATATTCCACATTCCCTTTTACAACCCCCTCGGGTATAA
- a CDS encoding heavy metal translocating P-type ATPase, which produces MKHTYHIQGMTCNGCRNHVEQTLSKVEGVTNAVVNLEKAEANIEMESHIAIDKFQEALKADGGRYSIHKNGEHHHINDKKKVEKPKEKGTGTFYCPMHCEGDKTYDKPGDCPVCGMDLVEEVNLSATTSEQWTCPMHPEVIKDESGSCPICGMDLVPMEPDLSAEEKSYKKLLKKFWIAVAFTLPIFIIAMSEMIPKNPLYDVLELKYWNWIQFALSIPVVFYATWMFFERAYRSIITWNLNMFTLIGIGAGVAWLFSVFGMLVPDFFPDQFKTEAGTVHVYFEAATVILTLVLLGQMLEARAHSKTNSAVKELLKLAPNKAIKVVNGEEQEVAIDKIELNDILRVKPGDKIPVDGVITEGETSIDESMITGEPIPVNKSVDDKVSSGTINGNQSFLMKAEKVGSDTLLSQIIQMVNDASRSRAPIQKLADTVSGYFVPVVVIIAAVTFGVWAIWGPEPAYVYALVNAIAVLIIACPCALGLATPMSVMVGVGKGAQNGVLIKNAEALEKMDKVDTLIVDKTGTITEGKPTVEKVGSFDESFRESEVLQYIVSLNSQSEHPLAEATVKYGKEQSAEFLKADSFSAVTGKGVEGKVNGKEVALGNAKMMEQANATLTEVMENEAQSYQKQGKTVSYLAIDGKVSGYVVIGDKIKETSAKAIKDLQDKGIAVIMLTGDNHDTAKAVADELNLADFQASMLPEDKLKEVEKLQEQGKVVAMAGDGINDAPALAKSDVGIAMGTGTDVAIESAAITLVKGDLHGIVKARNLSHVVMRNIKQNLFFALIYNTLGIPIAAGLLYPFFGILLSPMIAALAMSFSSVSVIANALRLRTKSI; this is translated from the coding sequence ATGAAACATACATATCACATACAAGGGATGACCTGTAACGGTTGCCGAAATCACGTAGAGCAGACACTTTCAAAAGTCGAAGGTGTAACTAATGCGGTTGTCAATCTCGAAAAGGCCGAAGCGAACATAGAAATGGAATCTCATATTGCCATCGATAAATTTCAAGAAGCGCTGAAAGCTGATGGTGGACGGTATAGCATCCATAAAAATGGGGAACATCATCACATCAACGATAAGAAGAAAGTTGAGAAACCCAAAGAAAAAGGTACAGGAACATTCTATTGCCCGATGCATTGTGAAGGCGACAAGACTTACGATAAGCCTGGCGATTGTCCTGTTTGCGGAATGGATTTGGTTGAAGAAGTTAATCTTTCTGCAACCACATCAGAACAATGGACGTGTCCTATGCACCCAGAAGTCATAAAGGACGAGTCTGGTAGTTGCCCTATATGCGGTATGGATTTAGTACCGATGGAACCTGATTTGTCCGCAGAGGAAAAGAGCTATAAAAAACTACTGAAGAAATTTTGGATTGCCGTAGCCTTTACATTGCCCATTTTTATAATTGCAATGAGCGAGATGATTCCTAAAAATCCTTTGTATGATGTTTTAGAGCTAAAATACTGGAACTGGATTCAGTTTGCACTTTCCATTCCTGTGGTTTTCTATGCCACTTGGATGTTCTTTGAACGTGCCTATCGCAGTATAATAACGTGGAACCTTAATATGTTTACGCTCATCGGCATTGGTGCAGGTGTAGCTTGGCTTTTTAGTGTATTCGGGATGCTCGTTCCCGACTTTTTTCCTGACCAATTTAAGACCGAAGCGGGAACGGTTCACGTTTATTTTGAAGCGGCAACAGTCATTCTAACTTTGGTACTACTTGGTCAAATGCTTGAAGCTCGTGCGCATAGCAAGACTAATTCAGCGGTCAAGGAACTTTTAAAATTAGCACCTAACAAAGCTATTAAGGTCGTAAATGGTGAAGAGCAGGAAGTAGCCATCGATAAAATTGAATTAAATGATATTTTGCGTGTAAAGCCTGGCGATAAAATTCCTGTGGATGGTGTAATAACCGAAGGTGAAACTTCCATCGACGAATCGATGATTACGGGCGAACCTATTCCCGTAAACAAATCAGTAGATGATAAAGTAAGTAGCGGAACAATCAATGGTAACCAATCCTTTTTGATGAAAGCCGAAAAGGTAGGCTCTGATACGCTACTCTCACAGATTATACAGATGGTCAATGATGCCAGTCGTAGCCGTGCGCCAATACAGAAATTAGCAGATACGGTTTCGGGATATTTCGTGCCTGTCGTCGTTATAATCGCTGCCGTAACATTCGGTGTTTGGGCAATTTGGGGGCCAGAACCAGCCTATGTTTATGCCTTGGTCAATGCAATTGCCGTATTGATTATCGCCTGTCCGTGTGCTTTGGGACTTGCTACACCAATGTCTGTAATGGTGGGTGTCGGCAAAGGCGCACAAAATGGTGTGCTCATCAAAAATGCCGAAGCACTTGAAAAAATGGATAAGGTTGATACCTTAATCGTGGATAAAACTGGAACTATTACCGAAGGAAAACCTACAGTTGAAAAAGTGGGTTCTTTTGATGAAAGCTTTCGCGAAAGCGAAGTGCTACAATACATTGTATCCCTTAATAGCCAAAGTGAACATCCTTTGGCGGAAGCAACGGTAAAATATGGAAAAGAACAAAGCGCAGAATTTTTAAAAGCTGATAGTTTTAGTGCGGTTACTGGAAAAGGTGTTGAAGGGAAAGTGAACGGAAAAGAAGTGGCTTTAGGAAATGCCAAAATGATGGAACAGGCGAATGCCACGCTTACCGAAGTGATGGAAAACGAAGCGCAATCCTATCAAAAGCAAGGTAAGACAGTTTCCTATCTAGCCATTGATGGTAAAGTTTCTGGTTACGTGGTCATAGGCGATAAAATCAAGGAAACGAGCGCAAAAGCTATCAAGGATTTGCAGGATAAGGGAATTGCAGTCATTATGCTTACGGGTGATAATCACGACACCGCAAAAGCTGTTGCAGATGAACTGAACCTTGCAGATTTTCAAGCAAGTATGCTACCCGAAGACAAGCTTAAGGAAGTCGAGAAATTACAAGAGCAAGGTAAAGTGGTTGCAATGGCAGGTGATGGTATTAATGACGCACCTGCATTGGCTAAAAGCGATGTAGGTATCGCAATGGGCACGGGAACGGATGTTGCTATCGAGAGTGCTGCCATTACCTTAGTTAAGGGGGATTTGCACGGTATTGTAAAGGCACGTAATCTTAGTCACGTAGTAATGCGCAATATTAAGCAAAACCTCTTTTTTGCACTTATTTATAACACATTAGGAATACCGATTGCGGCAGGACTGCTGTACCCCTTTTTCGGAATACTCTTATCGCCAATGATTGCGGCTTTGGCAATGAGCTTCAGCTCAGTATCAGTAATTGCCAATGCACTTAGACTGCGAACAAAGTCAATTTAA
- a CDS encoding heme-binding domain-containing protein → MKFLKIIAWIALVALVVIQFFPVTLNESDTIPQSDFMLVNKVPATIKNQLQVSCYDCHSNNTDYPSYSKIQPAAWFLEDHIKEGKDELNFNEWDTYSSRRKNSKLRSIIKQIESGEMPLVSYTLIHGGARLDSTAVKEIIGYMESLQKD, encoded by the coding sequence TTGAAGTTTCTTAAAATCATAGCGTGGATTGCCCTTGTGGCATTGGTAGTGATTCAGTTCTTTCCAGTAACCCTGAACGAGAGCGATACCATACCACAAAGTGATTTTATGTTAGTGAATAAAGTACCTGCAACGATTAAAAATCAGTTGCAGGTTTCCTGCTATGATTGCCATAGCAACAATACAGATTATCCGTCGTACAGCAAGATACAGCCTGCCGCTTGGTTTCTGGAAGACCACATCAAGGAAGGAAAGGATGAACTAAACTTTAATGAATGGGACACCTATTCCAGTCGTAGGAAGAACAGCAAGCTGCGTTCCATTATAAAGCAGATAGAAAGTGGCGAAATGCCTCTGGTCAGTTACACACTCATCCACGGTGGTGCACGATTAGATAGTACCGCTGTAAAAGAAATTATAGGCTATATGGAAAGCCTACAAAAAGATTAA
- a CDS encoding DUF305 domain-containing protein, giving the protein MNANEHTNSGKSKNHYTRFVAMLACSFIAMYITMYLNTYEWDHVWFSLTRFYMVCLGIAAMAIIMFVAMRGMYQNKKKNIAIVLGSIVLFVGALGLVRDQKSTVGDVLWMKAMIPHHSIAILTSERADIKDPEVKKLAEDIIKAQRKEIAEMKAMIERLENEK; this is encoded by the coding sequence ATGAATGCAAACGAACACACAAATTCAGGAAAATCAAAAAATCATTATACGCGCTTTGTAGCGATGCTGGCTTGCTCTTTTATAGCAATGTATATCACGATGTATTTAAATACCTATGAATGGGACCACGTTTGGTTCAGCCTTACGCGTTTCTATATGGTCTGCCTTGGTATCGCAGCTATGGCCATCATAATGTTTGTTGCAATGCGTGGTATGTATCAAAATAAAAAGAAAAACATAGCTATAGTCTTGGGCAGCATCGTTCTATTTGTAGGTGCATTAGGGCTGGTACGCGACCAAAAGTCAACCGTGGGCGATGTACTCTGGATGAAAGCAATGATACCACACCATTCTATAGCAATATTAACAAGTGAACGTGCCGACATTAAAGACCCAGAAGTCAAAAAATTGGCTGAAGATATCATCAAAGCTCAACGTAAGGAAATTGCCGAAATGAAGGCGATGATTGAACGTTTAGAAAACGAAAAATAA
- a CDS encoding multicopper oxidase domain-containing protein produces MKYKITLLLTMLIAFGAKAQLVANETEENVDNWPERVYDLTIDYKTVNFTGKDVQAMTINGGIPGPNLEFNEGEFAIINVTNNMDVETSVHWHGLILPNFYDGVPYLTTPPINPGETQQYKFALKQSGTYWYHSHTGLQEQRGVYGSIQINPKETDLEYDKDLVFVLSDWIDESPQSQLKNLKRGNEWYLIKKGQVQSLDKLIAQGAVGAKLKMAWQRMPDMAISDNYFDKFFINGSASQDYPDFQPGERVRLRFVNAAAASYFWLTFGGEDPMLVSADGLDVVPVPHNKTLIGVAETYDFIVTIPENGKLQVRATAQDGSGEASAFIGTGNVLEAPVVPEPNLIKNMKQMMSMGMKMGAPASKFNPSKNDSIQVMEKYKMEMGGMQMDGMSMKDEKMEMDGMAMDSTKMAHNKMDHSKMDMKDDKMKMSKTEMKMKKGKANMDMDGDMKMDGMKMGYMVPKDKVVGDNMKTGGNPEFNYNYLRSPEKTVFENDKPVKEMLFNLTGNMNRYVWSINGVPLSETDKIKIKQGEVVRVTLNNLTMMHHPMHLHGHFFRVLNENGEYSPLKHTVNVAPMQKVVFEFAADETGDWFFHCHILYHMMSGMARVFSYDTPRDQRLNDYPLTNLTNEADHIFTWGEITAASHMTELYATATNIRNQFAFRGEYGWNKNLEAEFTYERYLNDYFRVFGGVNVENEGEDSLEEINTTAIAGVRWLMPLLINSDFRIDSKLRPQVSFSTGFMIFPRLGIYGEYEYQMDFGWDGKLPEGQDFEEETTWQVGLEYVLSRNFSLMGSYDNRFGPGGGLSLRF; encoded by the coding sequence ATGAAATATAAAATCACATTACTTCTAACGATGCTCATCGCTTTTGGTGCAAAAGCTCAATTGGTAGCGAACGAGACCGAAGAAAATGTTGATAATTGGCCAGAACGTGTTTATGACTTAACCATAGATTATAAAACCGTAAACTTTACGGGTAAGGATGTTCAGGCGATGACCATTAATGGTGGCATACCTGGACCCAATCTTGAGTTCAATGAAGGCGAGTTTGCCATTATAAATGTGACAAATAATATGGATGTGGAAACATCTGTTCATTGGCACGGTTTAATTCTACCAAATTTCTATGATGGTGTTCCATACCTAACAACGCCACCTATTAATCCCGGCGAAACCCAACAGTACAAATTTGCATTAAAACAATCTGGAACGTATTGGTATCACTCGCATACTGGTCTGCAAGAGCAACGTGGTGTATATGGTTCCATCCAAATTAACCCAAAAGAAACTGATTTAGAATACGATAAAGATTTAGTGTTTGTACTATCAGATTGGATAGATGAAAGTCCTCAATCCCAACTTAAAAATCTAAAACGTGGTAACGAATGGTACTTGATTAAAAAAGGACAGGTTCAAAGTCTTGATAAATTAATTGCACAAGGTGCGGTAGGTGCCAAGTTAAAGATGGCGTGGCAGCGTATGCCTGATATGGCAATTTCAGATAATTATTTTGACAAATTTTTTATCAATGGTAGTGCTTCACAGGATTACCCAGATTTTCAGCCTGGCGAACGTGTGAGACTTCGATTTGTAAACGCAGCCGCAGCTTCCTATTTCTGGCTCACATTTGGTGGCGAAGATCCGATGCTCGTATCTGCCGATGGGCTGGATGTCGTTCCAGTACCGCATAACAAAACCTTGATAGGTGTTGCTGAAACCTACGATTTTATAGTGACGATTCCAGAAAATGGAAAACTGCAAGTGCGCGCTACGGCACAGGATGGTTCTGGCGAAGCTTCGGCGTTTATAGGTACTGGAAATGTATTGGAAGCACCTGTAGTTCCAGAGCCCAATCTTATTAAGAATATGAAGCAAATGATGTCTATGGGAATGAAAATGGGCGCACCTGCTTCAAAATTCAACCCATCAAAAAACGATTCCATTCAAGTAATGGAAAAGTATAAAATGGAAATGGGCGGTATGCAAATGGATGGTATGTCTATGAAAGATGAAAAGATGGAAATGGATGGAATGGCGATGGATTCTACCAAAATGGCTCACAATAAAATGGACCATTCTAAAATGGATATGAAGGACGACAAAATGAAGATGTCCAAGACCGAAATGAAGATGAAGAAAGGAAAGGCAAATATGGATATGGATGGTGATATGAAAATGGACGGAATGAAGATGGGCTATATGGTGCCAAAGGATAAAGTAGTAGGTGATAATATGAAAACGGGGGGTAATCCAGAGTTCAATTACAACTATTTACGGTCGCCTGAAAAGACCGTATTTGAAAACGATAAACCCGTAAAGGAAATGCTATTCAATCTTACTGGAAATATGAACCGTTACGTCTGGTCTATCAACGGTGTTCCTCTTTCAGAAACCGATAAGATTAAAATTAAACAAGGCGAAGTCGTGCGTGTTACTCTCAATAATCTCACGATGATGCACCACCCAATGCACTTACACGGTCACTTCTTTAGAGTATTGAATGAGAACGGCGAGTATTCGCCACTAAAGCATACAGTAAACGTGGCGCCAATGCAGAAAGTTGTATTTGAGTTTGCTGCTGACGAAACCGGTGATTGGTTTTTCCATTGTCACATCCTTTATCATATGATGAGCGGTATGGCAAGGGTTTTTAGTTACGATACACCTCGTGACCAGCGTCTAAATGATTATCCACTTACCAACCTTACCAATGAAGCAGACCACATATTTACTTGGGGCGAAATCACGGCTGCGAGTCATATGACCGAGCTATACGCTACCGCAACAAACATTAGAAATCAATTTGCCTTTAGGGGCGAATATGGCTGGAACAAAAATCTTGAAGCAGAGTTCACATATGAGCGCTATCTCAATGATTACTTCCGTGTATTTGGTGGTGTAAACGTAGAGAATGAAGGCGAAGACAGCCTTGAAGAAATAAACACGACCGCCATTGCTGGTGTCCGTTGGTTAATGCCATTGCTCATTAATTCAGATTTCAGAATAGATAGCAAACTGCGACCACAGGTAAGTTTCAGTACTGGTTTTATGATTTTCCCACGATTGGGGATTTATGGCGAGTATGAATACCAGATGGATTTTGGCTGGGACGGCAAGTTGCCCGAAGGTCAGGACTTTGAAGAAGAAACCACGTGGCAAGTTGGACTGGAATATGTGCTAAGTAGAAACTTCTCATTAATGGGAAGTTATGACAACCGCTTTGGGCCTGGTGGCGGACTGTCATTAAGATTTTAA
- a CDS encoding efflux RND transporter periplasmic adaptor subunit: MNKNILYIAIAVIVGLGAGWLIFGNGSSDSNKDMSEMSDHDHSGETEDQMWTCSMHPQIMQPEAGDCPICGMDLIPAESSAEGLAINEIKMTENAMALANIQTTIVGNTQSSDDDGMISLSGKIAANEENNTVQASYFKGRIERLNVNYDGQQVNRGQLLATIYAPDLVAAQQELITAASLKASQPALYKAVRNKLKNWKLSDSQINAIEESGTVRENFPIYATVSGTVSEVMAAQGDYVNQGQPIVKLSNLNSVWAEFDAYENQIAQFKVGQKINITTNAYPNKEFEGTISFIDPMLNNATRTVTVRATLQNRDDLFKPGMFVTGKVKGATQTMENTLSVPASAVLWTGERSLVYLKTNPNEPVFEMREVTLGNRSGENYQVSAGLNNGDEIVTNGTFTVDAAAQLQGKKSMMNQQMMQDESAMMGDMEMSFSNSFSTEFNKALSSYLKMKDALVASDAGQISAFAKATSKKLKEISTSDLGKMEKQHLTKSIEMLDAIASNENLENQRAHFVILNENIVPIAMNIENSTNYYVQKCPMANNNKGAVWLSTEEEIKNPYYGDAMLTCGSVIKSM, from the coding sequence ATGAATAAGAACATTTTATATATAGCAATAGCCGTAATCGTAGGTTTGGGCGCAGGCTGGCTCATTTTTGGAAATGGGTCAAGTGATTCAAATAAGGATATGTCTGAAATGTCAGACCACGACCACTCTGGCGAAACCGAAGACCAAATGTGGACGTGTTCAATGCACCCACAGATAATGCAACCCGAAGCTGGCGATTGCCCTATATGTGGAATGGACTTAATTCCTGCCGAATCGAGTGCTGAAGGACTCGCAATAAACGAGATTAAAATGACCGAAAACGCAATGGCGCTGGCAAATATCCAGACCACTATCGTAGGTAATACACAATCCAGCGATGATGATGGTATGATATCCCTTTCGGGAAAAATAGCTGCAAACGAAGAAAATAATACCGTGCAAGCCAGTTATTTTAAGGGAAGGATTGAGCGACTTAATGTTAATTATGACGGTCAGCAAGTAAACCGTGGTCAGTTACTGGCAACCATTTACGCGCCAGACCTTGTCGCGGCGCAGCAGGAATTAATTACAGCTGCATCGCTGAAAGCATCGCAACCAGCGTTATATAAAGCGGTGCGCAATAAACTCAAAAACTGGAAACTTTCGGACTCACAAATCAATGCCATAGAAGAAAGTGGAACGGTGCGAGAAAACTTCCCTATTTATGCAACTGTTTCAGGAACGGTTTCAGAAGTAATGGCAGCACAAGGCGATTATGTTAATCAAGGACAGCCTATTGTGAAGTTGAGCAATCTTAATTCGGTTTGGGCAGAATTTGATGCATACGAAAATCAGATTGCACAATTTAAGGTTGGACAAAAAATCAACATTACGACCAATGCCTATCCCAATAAGGAATTTGAAGGAACTATCTCTTTCATCGACCCTATGCTTAACAATGCCACACGTACAGTAACGGTGCGTGCAACCTTACAAAATCGAGACGACCTATTTAAGCCAGGAATGTTTGTGACAGGTAAGGTAAAAGGTGCAACCCAAACTATGGAAAACACCCTTTCTGTTCCCGCAAGTGCTGTACTGTGGACGGGCGAGCGTTCATTGGTATATTTAAAAACCAATCCTAACGAACCTGTTTTTGAAATGCGTGAAGTAACCTTGGGCAATCGCTCTGGCGAAAATTACCAAGTATCGGCTGGACTGAATAATGGCGATGAAATAGTAACTAATGGAACGTTTACAGTAGATGCTGCAGCTCAATTACAAGGTAAAAAATCAATGATGAATCAGCAAATGATGCAGGATGAATCAGCTATGATGGGCGATATGGAAATGAGTTTCAGTAATAGCTTTAGTACTGAATTCAATAAAGCATTATCATCATATCTTAAAATGAAAGATGCTCTTGTAGCAAGCGATGCTGGTCAGATTTCCGCTTTCGCGAAAGCGACATCAAAAAAATTAAAGGAAATTTCTACATCGGATTTAGGCAAAATGGAAAAGCAACATCTTACCAAAAGTATCGAGATGCTGGATGCCATTGCATCCAATGAAAATCTGGAAAACCAGCGAGCACATTTTGTGATACTTAATGAGAATATCGTGCCTATTGCTATGAACATAGAAAACTCAACAAATTACTATGTCCAAAAATGCCCAATGGCAAACAACAATAAGGGCGCAGTATGGTTAAGTACTGAAGAAGAAATAAAGAACCCTTATTATGGCGATGCGATGTTGACCTGCGGTAGTGTTATTAAATCAATGTAA